The Candidatus Nitrosoglobus terrae genome segment AAAACGGGTGTCGAGCACGAGGTTTTGATTGGCCTGTAAAAACTCCAGCGTAAGTATCACTATGAGCAGGCCTAGTTAAATCGCTTTGTATTTCATCAATGGCAAATAACTCTATCCATGCTTGCCAGCTGGGCTTCGTTAACAGTTAGCGGGTACAGCGCTTGGGGCATGCGATTGGGGGTGATGCAGTAGTGGGTTTCAATAATGAATTTTTTCTTCAGCCAGAGCTTTTTCTGAAAATCCTCAAGCTGGGCCAGAAAGTCGATGAGCTTATGGGCAATTTTGCGCAGCACCTTAACTTTGGCCAGATAGCTTTCAACTGTCGGGGCATTGGCGTTCTCAATATCGTCGAGGCGCATCATGAAGCTTTGATCGTCAAAATGGGCATGATCTTGCAATATATGCCGAGTGACGGCCCAAAATAAACAGCCAATACGATCCAGCTGCGCCTGAGTGCTAGCTAGATTCACTTTTAGGCGGTTATGTACATCTTCATCGAAATGCTCCAAGAGCATTTTCCAATCGTCATCAATCTCTTCATCGGAAATCAAAAAATCTAAAATGTTCGCATTCTCCTTAGCTTCGCTCTTTAGCTTCAGTAGGCGATTACACATGACCTCAAATGTTCTGGCAACAGCATGGGGTGAGGATGCAAGTACTTTTCGAACAATCAGTATGATCAGGTGTTTTTGCTCAGATGGAAGTCCATAGGTGTCATCGCGCATGAGATAGCTGGAAACCGCTTCATACAGCTGGTGCTCTTGCCTCCGTAGGCTTGAACGGTCGGGTAATAAGTTTGCGCTCGGTGTAATGCACAAACTCATTGACTTGGCTACGTAGCGAACACCAGCAGAACGTGTCCAAGCGTTCTCGTAGACTAGAAATATCCCTGCCATTACTAATGTATTGAGTTTTGAAAGATGCTAAATCACCAAATAGCCGCTCATCGATCAGGGTTGAAAGGCCATAGAGTTCGAGTAGGGATTTTGTAGCGGTGTCGCCGTCAGAAGGAGTTTTTTACGATTTTCTGTCGCCCAGCGAATACGCTGGCCTAATCGATTACTTTCACGATAAACGTTGCGGAGCTTATGGGCTTCATCAATGACTGCTAGATCCCAACTGATTTGTTTGAGCTCTTCTGCTTTGCTAGCGGCAAAGTGCATGAAACAAATGATGATTTGCTTGTCCCTGAACGGACTCGGAACGCCAAGCTTTTGCTGGTCTTTATAGGTTTTAGCATCCAGAACAATGGATGGCAGGTTGAACTTTTCGGAAAGCTCCAGTGTCCACTGCTTCCGGAGTGAGGCGGGGCTGATCACGAGAATATTCCGCCTGCCCTCGGCTCAGCATTGGCATAGCACCAGATCGGCTTCAATGGTTTTACCAAGGCCAACTTCATCAGCAAGCAACACCCTTTGATACGGCATAGTGATGGAGCCTTTGCAACCTGTACAAACTTACCGCTTGTACCTTTCAACATTGCACTCGCACCGACAACTATCCCAATGTAGGAACTCTTTATGCACTACTGTGTCCCAGTATATCGGCTAACATAAAAATAGCATCAAGCAACTTGGTTTCCCTAGCTTGATAGAGTCAGTTATAATCAACTACAGCAGATAAAGATAGAAAATATTCTTTATTCCACAGTTACAGACTTAGCAAGGTTACGAGGTTGATCCACATCTGTTCCCTTAATAATAGCTACATGATAAGCCAATAACTGCAAAGGAATTGTATGGACAATAGGTGCGGTTTCATCTTCTACAGGTAGCATCTCTAAGACTTTCATCCCGGTACTGGATTTGACTTTTGCAGTATGATCAGCAAATACATAAAGTCGCCCGCCCCGAGCTTGGACTTCCTGTAAATTAGATTTTAATTTCTCCAACAGCTGATCATTAGGTGCCACAGCAACTACAGGTATATCTGCATCTATCAAAGCTAGCGGACCATGCTTAAGCTCTCCAGCGGGATATGCCTCAGCATGAATATAGGAAATTTCTTTAAGCTTTAATGACCCCTCCATGGCAATGGGGTAATGCGCTCCGCGCCCTAAGAATATAGCATTGCGAATCTCTGAAAACTGCCCAGAAAGCTCTTGGATAGCTGGGTTTAATTTCAGTGCTTGTTCCACTCGAGCCGGTAGCACAACGAGGTGTGATACAAGGCGGGCTTCTTCTTCCGTTGTTAGCTTGCGTCGGCGCCCTAAAACAATAACCAGTAATAATAACGCTACCAACTGGGTAGTAAAAGCTTTAGTAGAGGCCACACCAATCTCAGGACCTGCGCGGGTTATCAATGTTAAATCAGATTCCCGTACCAGTGAGCTTTCTGGAACATTACAGATACTTAAGCTGGAACCAAACCCTAATCGCTTCGCCTCTTTAAGCGCCGCAATGGTATCTGCGGTTTCACCTGACTGAGATAAAGCGACTACCAAAGTATGATCGGTAACTACTGGAGAGCGGTATCGAAATTCACTGGCGATTTCCACTTGACAAGGGATATTTGCGATGGATTCCAGCCAGTAACGGCCTACCATACCCGCATGGTAGCTTGTTCCACAGGCCAATATAAGAACAGATTGAGTGTTATCCAATATTTCTGCTGCTTTAGGGCCAAAGGCTTCATCTAAAACCCGATGGCCGCTAATTCGACCCTCTAAGGTTTCACTAATTGCCCTTGGCTGCTCAAAAATTTCTTTGAGCATATAATGGCGAAATTGGCCTTTCTCTACCGCATCTGCCTGTAATTCACTTTCCCGGATTGGCCGGTCAACAATCTGACCGTTAGCGTTATAAATAGTAATACGCTCCTGAGTCAGCTCTACGACATCCCCTTCTTCTAAAAAAATAAAACGCTGAGTTACTGGAAGCAATGCTGCCACATCTGAGGCAATAAAGTACTCTCCAATACCTATCCCAATAACCAAAGGACTACCTCGACGAGCAGCGACTAAATGATTAGTATCTTTGGCTGAAATTACACCTAATGAATAAGCGCCTTTAAGGTCCTTAAGCGTATGTTGAACCGCGGCTAAAAGGCTATCGTGATGATTTAGGTAATGGTAAATCTGATGAACAATGACTTCTGTATCTGTATCTGAAGTAAATTCAAAACCTGCCACCTGTTGCTGAGATTTTAATTCTTCGTAGTTTTCAATAATACCATTGTGAACTAGAGCAACTGTCTGACGACAAATATGAGGATGAGCGTTAGACTCACTTGGCTTCCCATGGGTTGCCCAACGGGTATGAGCAATACCAGTATTGCCATTAAGTGCTGCATCCAAAAGACCTTTCTCAAGCTCAGCTACTTTTCCTTTCCGTCGCACCCGCTGAAAGCCAGCGCTCTCTCCATCAATAACGACCATTCCAGCAGAATCGTAGCCACGATATTCTAGACGCCGTAACCCCTCCAAAAGAATCGGGACTACATTTCTCTGCGCAACTGCCCCGACGATACCACACATTATCCTTACTCCTCTTTTGCTATCAATAAAGTTGATTAACTTTTATCTACTTAAAACTCTATTTCTAAACTAGCAGCTACTCACTATAGCGTCTTAATTTCTTTTATCTTTAGTAGGCCGCTTCCATTTAGGACGTGTTTGCTGCGATGATCGACTTAATGTTAGCTCTCCTGGCGGAGTATCACGGGTAATAGTACTACCTGCACCAATAGTGGCGCCTACTCCAATTTTTACTGGGGCTATTAGCTGAGTATCCGAGCCGATGAAAGCATTATCTTCAATGATTGTATGATGTTTATTAGCGCCATCATAATTACAGGTAATAGTACCAGCGCCAACATTGACTTCTTTACCCACAGTAGCATCACCAATATAACTTAGGTGGTTAATCTTTGAATTTTTGCCAATAGCTGATTTCTTAATTTCTACAAAATTACCAATATGAGTTTTCTCACTCAGTACTGTTTCAGGTCGAATACGGGCAAACGGGCCAATTCGAGCCTGGGTATCAACAATAGCCCCCTCAATAACACAGTTAGCGAACACTTCAACCCCCGCTTCTAATACTGTATCGCGAATATAGCAATTTGGTCCAATTTTAACGTTATCCCCAAGCACTACTTGACCTTCAAGAATTACATTAACATCAATATAGATATCTTGCCCAGCCTTTAATTCACCCCGTAGATCAAAACGCTCTGGATCGCTAAAACTGATGCCCTCTTGCATTAAACGAGTAACTTCTCGTGCTTGATACGTACGTTCTAAATGCGCAAGCTGCTTGCGATCGTTCACACCCATTACTTCTATAGAATCTGATACTGATACTGTAGTGACTCTGCCGCCTTCAATAATAGTTTGCTCTATAGTGTCTGTAAGGTAGTATTCTCCTTGAGCGTTATTATTACTAATTTTAGGGATAATTTGCTCTAAATAATGAGATTCAATAGCCATAATGCCGGTATTAACTTCCCGTACCTCGCGTTGAGCTGCGTTAGCGTCAGCTTCTTCAACGATCTTAGCAACCTCTCCAGATTTATCTCTAATAATTCGGCCATAACCTGTCGGATTAGACAATTCAACAGTAACTAACCCCACTCTTCTCTCACCCACTACCGTAAGTAGCTCTTGCAGAGTCTCAACCCCAACCAAGGGAACATCGCCATAAAGCACTAAGATCATCGAATTTTGATTTATATAAGGCAAAGCTTGAGCCACAGCATGCCCTGTACCGAGCTGCAACTCTTGTTGTACCCAAATAATATCTTTCTCACTGATAGCCTTTGGAACAGTCTCTCCACCATGGCCATACACTATAATAATCTGATCTGGGTTTAACTGACGCGCCTTTGTTATTACATGGCTAAGTAGTGGTCGCCCTGCTAACCGATGAAGTACCTTTGGCAAAGTAGAACGCATTCGCGTCCCTTGTCCTGCGGCAAGAATTATGATGCTAACAGCCATTATTCCCCCATTAAATCTTAAAATATTTTCTAATACTTTAAAGAAAAATAAGCTTATTTATAGAAATTAGTCCTTAAAAGTAAAAAGGCTGTCAGTTGACAGCCTTTTATCCAACATAATAATTAACTACCTACCTTCTATGGCCTAGCTGCTTACGAATTCTCTCAATAGCCCTAAGCTGGGCAATAGCTTCAGCTAGCTCTGCTTGAGCTCGAGCATAATCCATCTTACCTTTTTTATCTCTAAGTGCATCTTCCGCTCGCTGTTTAGCTTCTAAAGCAGCTGCCTCATCAATATCCGCAGCTCGCTGTGCAGTATCAGCTAATACTGTTACTACATAAGGCTGAATCTCGAGTAATCCTCCCGAAATATAAAAAAAATCTTCTTGGCCATTAGCGCCCTGAACACGGACTTCTCCGGGTTTGAGGCGAGTCAGCAGAGGGGTATGCTGAGGCATAATACCTACTTCTCCCATCTCTGCTGGTGCAAATACCATACTAGCTGTTCCAGAAAAGATCTCCCGTTCAGCACTTACAATATCAATCTGCATTACCGCGGCCATTCTTCTCTCCTACCTATATTTCATCTAGATCTTCTTAGCCTTTTCTACCGCTTCATCAATAGTACCGACCATATAGAAAGCTTGCTCTGGTAGGTGATCATACTCTCCTTCAACGATACCCTTGAAACTCTGAATTGTTTCTTTAAGGGGTACGTATTTTCCTGGGCTACCTGTAAAAACTTCAGCCACAAAAAAAGGCTGGGAAAGGAAGCGTTGGATCTTTCTCGCTCTGGCCACTATGAGTTTATCCTCCTCAGACAACTCATCCATGCCAAGGATGGCAATAATATCCTTAAGCTCTTTATATCTTTGCAAATTACCCTGTACAGTCCGTGCTACTTGATAGTGCTCCTGCCCAACAATAAGAGGATCAAGCTGACGACTAGTAGAATCAAGAGGATCTACAGCAGGATATATTCCTAGCTCTGCAATCTGACGGGACAACACTACTGTAGCATCTAAGTGAGCAAAGGTAGTCGCTGGAGAAGGATCAGTAAGATCATCTGCAGGTACATACACTGCTTGAATAGAGGTAATAGATCCTGTCTTAGTTGAGGTAATACGCTCCTGCAAAACACCCATTTCCTCAGCAAGTGTAGGTTGATAACCCACCGCAGATGGCATTCTACCAAGAAGTGCAGAAACCTCTGTACCTGCTAAGGTGTAACGGTAAATATTATCTATAAACAACAATACATCACGGCCTTCTTCACGGAAATACTCCGCCATAGTAAGACCTGTTAATGCAACTCTTAGGCGATTTCCAGGCGGCTCATTCATCTGCCCATAGACTAGAGAAACCTTATCTAATACTTGGGATTCTTTCATCTCATGATAAAAATCATTACCTTCTCGAGTACGCTCACCAACCCCTGCAAATACTGAATACCCAGAATGTTCAGTAGCAATGTTGCGGATAAGCTCCATCATATTAACCGTCTTACCCACACCAGCACCTCCGAAGAGGCCTACTTTACCCCCTTTTGCAAATGGGCAAACTAAATCAATAACCTTAATACCTGTTTCTAATAACTCAGTAGCTGGAGCTAGCTCCTCATAAGCAGGCGCTTTTCGGTGAATTGGCCAACGTGCCTCCTCTCCAATCACTCCTACTCCATCTACTGGGTTACCAAGTACATCCATTATTCGCCCTAGAGTTTTATTTCCAACAGGTACTGAAATAGGCGATCCAGTACTAGTTACTACCATTCCACGGCGTAAACCATCAGAGCTTCCCATTGCAATAGTGCGTACTACCCCATCCCCAAGCTGTTGCTGTACTTCTAGAGTCAGACCAACTTCATCAATACTCAAGGCATCATGAACTTTTGGTATAGCTTCGCGTGGAAATTCCACATCAATTACTGCGCCAATGATTTGCACAGTTTTTCCAATGCTCATAATCTATTTTTCCTCTTAGCGATAATTAGTATATCTCTGTTATCTTATTTATAACTTGGGTTTATGGCTGGTATCAAAGAGCAGCGGCACCACTCACAATCTCTGAGAGCTCCTGCGTAATAGCTGCCTGTCTAGCTTTATTATAAGCTAACTGAAGATCGCCAATAAGGCTTCCAGCATTATCCGAAGCAGCTTTCATAGCAACCATTCTAGCAGCCTGTTCACAAGCAATATTTTCTACCACACCTTGATAAACAAGTGATTCTATATATCGAGCTAGTAACTGATCCAAAATTTGGTTAGCCTCTGGCTCATAGAGATAATCCCAATAGTGTTTTAATTTCTCATCTATCTCTATAGTATTAATGGGCAATAGCTGCTCTATGATTGGGCGTTGGGTCATCGTATTGACGAACTCATTGAACGCTAAGTAAAGACGATCAATATTCTCGTCTTGATAGCTATTAAGCATTACCTTGATAGTCCCGATAAGATCTTCTACTCGAGGGCTATCTCCAAGATGAGTTGCTTGTGCTACAATCTGTCCACCAAACCGACGAAAAAAAGTGCTGGCTTTTTGGCCAATAGTACATAACTCAATTGGCACTCCTTTTTCATCCCACTCCCGCATAGATCTTAAAAGAGTCCTAAATAAGTTAGTATTTAAGCCGCCACATAACCCTCTGTCGCTGGATGTAATAATAAACCCTACCTTCTTTAGCTCACGGCCAGCTAAATACGGATGCCGGTACTCTGGATGAGCTTGAGCTAAATGATGGATTACATTGCGAATTTTTCCTGCATACGGGCGAGATGATCTCATTCTGTCCTGAGCTTTACGCATTTTACTCGCTGCTACCATCTCCATGGCTCGAGTAATTTTTTGCGTATTTTTAACACTAGCAATCTTACCGCGTATTTCTTTACCGCTAGCCATGGATTATGCTCCTACTTACCAAGTGCTGGTGGTTTTAAAATTCTCAATAGCAGCCTTAATGCTAGTTATAATTTCATCATTATAATCACCTGTCGCAGTAATCTTATCTAAGAGTTCTGAGTGGTTAGCTTTCATATAGTCATGTAAGGCAGATTCAAAATCTTGAACTTTATCTACTTCAATATCATCTAGAAACCCTTGGTTAGCAGCAAATAATGATACTGCCATTTGCCCCACACTTATGGGTGAATATTGGAGCTGTTTCATCAGCTCTGTCACTCGTTGACCACGCTCTAGCTGTTTACGTGTTGCTTCATCAAGGTCAGAAGCAAATTGGGAAAAAGCAGCAAGCTCGCGGTATTGAGCAAGATCTAAGCGAACACCTCCGCCCAGTTTCTTAATTATCTTAGTTTGAGCAGCACCTCCCACTCGAGATACTGAAAGGCCCGCATTAATTGCTGGGCGAATACCCGCGTTGAATAGATCCGTTTCCAGAAATATCTGGCCATCAGTAATAGAAATAACATTAGTGGGAATAAAAGCAGAGACATCACCCGCTTGAGTCTCAATAACTGGTAGGGCTGTTAAGGAACCTGTCTTACCTTTAACTTCTCCATTAGTAAAATTTTCTACATATTCAGCATTAACTCGAGCAGCCCGCTCTAATAGTCGAGAATGCAGATAGAATACATCCCCTGGAAAAGCTTCTCGGCCTGGAGGGCGGCGAAGTAACAGAGATATCTGGCGGTAGGCCCAAGCTTGCTTTGTAAGGTCGTCATAAATAATAAGAGCGTCTTCTCCCCGGTCGCGAAAATACTCACCCATTGCGCAGCCAGCATAAGGTGCAATAAACTGTAGTGCGGCTGACTCAGAAGCGTTTGCAGCAACAACAATCGTATGCTCAAGCGCCCCATGTTCTTCTAGTTTACGTACTACGCTAGCAACAGAAGAAGCTTTTTGGCCAATTGCAACGTAAACACATTTAATACCGGTGCCTTTCTGATTAATAATGGTATCTATAGCAACTGCTGTTTTTCCAGTCTGCCGATCTCCAATAATTAATTCTCGCTGGCCTCGGCCAATAGGTACCATAGAATCAATAGCCTTTAAGCCCGTCTGTACTGGCTGCGAGACTGATTGGCGAGTAATAACTCCAGGAGCAACCTTCTCAATAGGTGAGGTAGCTTTCGCCTCAATTGCACTACCCCCATCAATAGGGGCGCCTAA includes the following:
- a CDS encoding SNF2-related protein, with the translated sequence MISPASLRKQWTLELSEKFNLPSIVLDAKTYKDQQKLGVPSPFRDKQIIICFMHFAASKAEELKQISWDLAVIDEAHKLRNVYRESNRLGQRIRWATENRKKLLLTATPLQNPYSNSMAFQP
- the glmS gene encoding glutamine--fructose-6-phosphate transaminase (isomerizing), with the protein product MCGIVGAVAQRNVVPILLEGLRRLEYRGYDSAGMVVIDGESAGFQRVRRKGKVAELEKGLLDAALNGNTGIAHTRWATHGKPSESNAHPHICRQTVALVHNGIIENYEELKSQQQVAGFEFTSDTDTEVIVHQIYHYLNHHDSLLAAVQHTLKDLKGAYSLGVISAKDTNHLVAARRGSPLVIGIGIGEYFIASDVAALLPVTQRFIFLEEGDVVELTQERITIYNANGQIVDRPIRESELQADAVEKGQFRHYMLKEIFEQPRAISETLEGRISGHRVLDEAFGPKAAEILDNTQSVLILACGTSYHAGMVGRYWLESIANIPCQVEIASEFRYRSPVVTDHTLVVALSQSGETADTIAALKEAKRLGFGSSLSICNVPESSLVRESDLTLITRAGPEIGVASTKAFTTQLVALLLLVIVLGRRRKLTTEEEARLVSHLVVLPARVEQALKLNPAIQELSGQFSEIRNAIFLGRGAHYPIAMEGSLKLKEISYIHAEAYPAGELKHGPLALIDADIPVVAVAPNDQLLEKLKSNLQEVQARGGRLYVFADHTAKVKSSTGMKVLEMLPVEDETAPIVHTIPLQLLAYHVAIIKGTDVDQPRNLAKSVTVE
- the glmU gene encoding bifunctional UDP-N-acetylglucosamine diphosphorylase/glucosamine-1-phosphate N-acetyltransferase GlmU, whose amino-acid sequence is MAVSIIILAAGQGTRMRSTLPKVLHRLAGRPLLSHVITKARQLNPDQIIIVYGHGGETVPKAISEKDIIWVQQELQLGTGHAVAQALPYINQNSMILVLYGDVPLVGVETLQELLTVVGERRVGLVTVELSNPTGYGRIIRDKSGEVAKIVEEADANAAQREVREVNTGIMAIESHYLEQIIPKISNNNAQGEYYLTDTIEQTIIEGGRVTTVSVSDSIEVMGVNDRKQLAHLERTYQAREVTRLMQEGISFSDPERFDLRGELKAGQDIYIDVNVILEGQVVLGDNVKIGPNCYIRDTVLEAGVEVFANCVIEGAIVDTQARIGPFARIRPETVLSEKTHIGNFVEIKKSAIGKNSKINHLSYIGDATVGKEVNVGAGTITCNYDGANKHHTIIEDNAFIGSDTQLIAPVKIGVGATIGAGSTITRDTPPGELTLSRSSQQTRPKWKRPTKDKRN
- a CDS encoding F0F1 ATP synthase subunit epsilon; translation: MAAVMQIDIVSAEREIFSGTASMVFAPAEMGEVGIMPQHTPLLTRLKPGEVRVQGANGQEDFFYISGGLLEIQPYVVTVLADTAQRAADIDEAAALEAKQRAEDALRDKKGKMDYARAQAELAEAIAQLRAIERIRKQLGHRR
- the atpD gene encoding F0F1 ATP synthase subunit beta; the encoded protein is MSIGKTVQIIGAVIDVEFPREAIPKVHDALSIDEVGLTLEVQQQLGDGVVRTIAMGSSDGLRRGMVVTSTGSPISVPVGNKTLGRIMDVLGNPVDGVGVIGEEARWPIHRKAPAYEELAPATELLETGIKVIDLVCPFAKGGKVGLFGGAGVGKTVNMMELIRNIATEHSGYSVFAGVGERTREGNDFYHEMKESQVLDKVSLVYGQMNEPPGNRLRVALTGLTMAEYFREEGRDVLLFIDNIYRYTLAGTEVSALLGRMPSAVGYQPTLAEEMGVLQERITSTKTGSITSIQAVYVPADDLTDPSPATTFAHLDATVVLSRQIAELGIYPAVDPLDSTSRQLDPLIVGQEHYQVARTVQGNLQRYKELKDIIAILGMDELSEEDKLIVARARKIQRFLSQPFFVAEVFTGSPGKYVPLKETIQSFKGIVEGEYDHLPEQAFYMVGTIDEAVEKAKKI
- the atpG gene encoding F0F1 ATP synthase subunit gamma, producing MASGKEIRGKIASVKNTQKITRAMEMVAASKMRKAQDRMRSSRPYAGKIRNVIHHLAQAHPEYRHPYLAGRELKKVGFIITSSDRGLCGGLNTNLFRTLLRSMREWDEKGVPIELCTIGQKASTFFRRFGGQIVAQATHLGDSPRVEDLIGTIKVMLNSYQDENIDRLYLAFNEFVNTMTQRPIIEQLLPINTIEIDEKLKHYWDYLYEPEANQILDQLLARYIESLVYQGVVENIACEQAARMVAMKAASDNAGSLIGDLQLAYNKARQAAITQELSEIVSGAAAL
- the atpA gene encoding F0F1 ATP synthase subunit alpha; protein product: MQLQLNAAEISELIKKRIEGFEARTEARTEGTVVSLTDGIVRIHGLTDVMFGEMIEFPGNTYGLAMNLERDSVGAVVLGPYQHISEGDRVKCTGRILEVPVGESLLGRVVNSLGAPIDGGSAIEAKATSPIEKVAPGVITRQSVSQPVQTGLKAIDSMVPIGRGQRELIIGDRQTGKTAVAIDTIINQKGTGIKCVYVAIGQKASSVASVVRKLEEHGALEHTIVVAANASESAALQFIAPYAGCAMGEYFRDRGEDALIIYDDLTKQAWAYRQISLLLRRPPGREAFPGDVFYLHSRLLERAARVNAEYVENFTNGEVKGKTGSLTALPVIETQAGDVSAFIPTNVISITDGQIFLETDLFNAGIRPAINAGLSVSRVGGAAQTKIIKKLGGGVRLDLAQYRELAAFSQFASDLDEATRKQLERGQRVTELMKQLQYSPISVGQMAVSLFAANQGFLDDIEVDKVQDFESALHDYMKANHSELLDKITATGDYNDEIITSIKAAIENFKTTSTW